The following nucleotide sequence is from Hippopotamus amphibius kiboko isolate mHipAmp2 chromosome 11, mHipAmp2.hap2, whole genome shotgun sequence.
AAGATTTATGATACACCCCCAATAATTCTTGCCAGGAATGACAGCCACAAccaatttgttttcttctccctgGCTATCAAAACTTTCACAGGTGGAAATAAATTCTTCAgtctgagatttttttcatgCACGTTAAGACACTCATCATTCTTAATCTTCTTTGACGTCTGTGTAATGTACTACAactgagaaacaaaaaagaataaactgttcTAAGGATATCATTATGttataatgaaaacaaaccaCTGATATCTTGAATTTTAATCACTTTCCTTTATCtttaagagaaagggaaacaagaaagaaatataattaaaatttcccTAGATCTTTGAAACCCTTGGGAGTACACTTCAGGAGAAGCAAAGccatctgtttttactttttcagaCCTAGAAATGAGCACTACCTACCTGAATTGCTAGCATCTTAAGTGTTGCATAAAAAACAGTGTTTATCTTCACCAGGAAAAATTTTCACTAGATCCCTCAAAGAAATCCATCAATAGGATTAGGGACAATACATTTCACTGAAGTGGATTCATAATTTATAAACACAAACAGCTAAAAACATTTATTAGCTCCTCTAACCAACTCACTTTGTGAGGTGAGTCACATGGATTAGGGGTGAATTGTTTATACTAGCCTATAAGAGTTTCAAGAAATAATTATCAGAAGACACCAGAGCTGGTTGTTTTGGGTTCTTGATTTTAAGCATGAAttaagaagagaaataataattttagttGGTATGTTTAAGCATAATTTCCTTACGGTACAACAGTCTAGGAGGCAAAGGCTAAGGtgagaataaagataaaaattaataccAAAGGCATATGCAGTACTGTCACTTGATCTCTCTATAACCATACCTTCTCCATGATTTTCCATCACCAGTGGACACCAAGCATGCCAAGCTCTGGTGCTTGGTATGGCAATCTTATGATGCCACTGGCTGTCTGGTGACAGTGCACGGTGACCAGTGAGATTTGGTCcaatacaattaattttaatttttatataattgaagaactatgacaagaaaaaaaggaaggaaaaagctcTGTAAAGTTATATTAGTGCTATAACAATTTACTGATAATTCTATAAGAACAGGGAAGTATATTGGTCAGAGTTACTTTTagaaaaagagatttttcttgttccacAATTTCTTATTAAATTGCTTCAGATAGAAGGATAGAAGACAATAGACTGGAATATGAGAAGCATTACCTCAGGGAATGTAGGGATGTAGCTCAGGATAGAAGAAAGCTATGTTTTCTATTACATCCTCATCCCCATGATCCAGAGTTGCCAGTAAGTGGCTCAAAAGCATCAAAAGATACTTGCAGTGAATGTAGAGTTGGTGGAAACGTAGAAGGGCTGCAGTTCTGTATCCAGCATCTTGAGGAGCATTTTGAGACTGGAGAAAAGACGAGACATTCTGCAGGCCTTTGCAGATATACGGATGTAACCTGGGTGTGGATCCCTACAAATAGGGAAGTGGGACCACTTGCAGTGATTGCTCTGAGGCAGGGGCAACGCAGAAGCCACCAGACAAAGCAAGGCAGAATAATTTGTTCTATTTTGGTCTCATTCTTGAAAATTTGAATTAAGGTTCTGTCCACAGCTGTAGCTCTGATTAAATCTTCCAATCTCTAATTATTTGTCGGTGTTTTGAAGGAAGATCCAGATAAATGCAGCCCTGTTGGAAATGGGCATCAAATCCCCACAATTTCTATATGGATTAGCGAGCAATGAACTGCTGTTTTTAACCAGGCCCAGTGTGGAAACGCAAGCCCCTGAGGGCCCTGGTTGAAATTCACTAGGTTATCCTGGCTTAACTCTAATTTAGAGGATCCAGGAAACAGTACTAAAGACTTTACGAAATAATTTCACCCAGGCTcttagaaagaggaaagaaacatgTTTGGGCTCGGGAAGCACAGCATATAGCATGCTCTGATTTTTACCTAAAGCAAAGGTAGGTAATCTGTATTTGCGTATGTTGCAAATGCATTTGCCAGGATTTATGTCAGGCGGTACGTGGTGCCAGTTTGGATTCATCGCTTGATAATCTCTGAAACAGAACATGAACAGAATGTTCTTGTAAAAGTCAGAGAAGGAGTAGGGTGGGTGGAAAGTGAAAGTGCAATTAAACAGGAGGATGGTAAATAAACACAGGTAATACATacatttgtatgtgtatatacacgcacattttaaatatatacattcctAGAAATGTATACAGTCTTTCAGTGAATGATGCACTTTTTCGTTTCACCTATCTCTCAAAACATTCAGTATAACTGGTACAGATCACAAAAGTCTAGAAGCAACATATTTGCTATGAAACTTGTTTCAGGAaagcgtttttgtttttgttttaaatatgccagagaaaaaagaatagcGAAGCCctattcagaaaaagaaagatgtaagTCAGCAAGAagtagtggcatgtgggatgctGAAATCAAAGACAGGGTAGGCGGGGCTTGGCCCTGCACCGGGAGTTTGCTCCGATGCCATCACATCATGCAGGGGCAGTGGTTCCCCCGTGACAGCCTCCATTCGAGTGAGGAGCGAACATTTTAATTAGTATACTACCGCTCGTGGGGAACTTACTGATTCTCAAACAAATTCAGCCCAACCGTTTTCACTCCTGTCTCTGGAATTAATAAGGGTTTTTGCATCCTGAACAAGTCAGCTGATATTAATGCCACAGCCTCCTAGAGGACAACCCGGGCTGGAGGTCGCCCTCTCCCCCGGCTTCTGCGGCTCCTGCTATGGCAGTTGGGAGAGTGACCCCCAAAGAGAACAAGGAGAGGGAGAGCAGACTGAAATAAGGCTTTGTGCAAGTATGAGCCAAAGTAATAGAGCTCAAGTAACACAGGGCATGCAGATATCCTACAAATGAAATGCACTTGATCGTGGAGAATTATACCCGATAGCAATGACAATAGAAATCATAACATTTTGATTTGGGTCTATTTCTTTAGTCATGTGTTTCATGGTGGATAATTtcaccttcctttaaaaaaattagattaagTATCTTTCATTCATCTGGGTGAGGTGGATGGGACTACTTGAAAATGTTTTGAGTTTCTTaagaaaactatataaaaataacatttggccaaaattttaatgaatttttaaagtgattttttttgatatggaccatttttaaagtctttattgaatttgttacaatattgcttctgttttacctCTTCggtttttggccacgaggcatgtgggatcttagcttcccgaccagggatcgaacctgtaccccctgcactggaaggtgaagtcttaaccactggatcgccagaaAAGTCCCAAAgcgatattttaaaaagacaaaattttccaAACACAGGGAAAGCCTGAATGTAATGAAAGAAACTTTGAAACCAAACACCTTATAGGAAAAGCAAAAAGAGTGAGGCAGGTACTCTAAACTTCAGTTTACAACATGCCAACATTTGATACAAGCATATTTGcaggtttttattttccatttatgtaatgaaatatataatttaacaaATACCTTCCACAGGATGTGAAGCTTTTTGGAAAGAGCAAAATGATATAACTGTTTCTGGAATCCAAACATATCACCATGCTTCCTGGATCAGGTGAGTGGAAAATTCTCACAGTAGCTGCACATCTGTAAGGTGTCATCTGACAGTGAATTCACTGCCAATTTATTCTAAGCACAATTACATGAATAGTCATGCAAGAGTAAAAAACTTTcatgatggaaatattttcaataaagctGCTGTCATAAGAAATATTCAGAttaagagaaaggggaaaattaCATCATTACCAAGTTCATCATTGAATAGATTATtatgattcattaaaaaaaatctttcaagaaGTCAACGAAAACAAAATGCAAGAAGTTCATAGGAATTCATGGCTATAGAGCTGAGGCTCTCAGTCATTTTAGGTCTAATGTTGACTACCAGGGAGAAAATGGTTATTCTTTTCATCTGCTCACCATGGATAAATGGAGCAAACTTATAGTTCTTTGTGTGAAATGAATAAATCCAGTGCTTTGAGAGTAGACTTCATGTCTTAGACCAAATCAGACTCACTTTGTAATGGTTTAATACATATTGCATTCCTCTCTTTGCTAGGTGGTGCTGGGGTCTCAAGTAACTAACAAATcctaatattttaacaaaaaaacaGGCTTATTTCATTATTCATGGTACATATCAGCTTGTGGGTTGGCTGTAGATAAGGTACACATCTCTCTCATGAAATTCTGGTGGAAGGAGCCACCCTTATGATAAAGGACACAAGTGTCTGACACCAGAGGGAAGAGGATAAATGGTGGGACCACATACTGGCTTCTTAGACCTGCAAACACCACTTGAGCTAGCATTCAGCTGGTCAAAAGGCCAATGATGTAAGGGATAGTAATTCTATCAGAGAAGATAGAAAACAAGAGCGATCGTAAAAGGTATCACCCAtgtatgaagtttaaaaaaaattatctgttgtCTCGTGTGTTTAGTGTATAAAATACAGCGGGCTTACAAGGCAGAGATGGCAAATCAGGAGTCCAGGGGAAGAGGCAGCCTGAGGCCGGACATGGGAGCTGGAAAATTACTTGAAAAAAGATACAGCTCATAAGTAACTTGGCTTTGTGACTCAGAGCCGTGAACCCCTGACTCCAagagggtgggaagagggaggtCAGAAAGGCAGTAGGTGGTTTCCCATATCCTTGTCTGAATATATCGGATCCTCGGAGCAGAGGTCAGAGAAGGGGACTGGCCAGGAGTCAATATAATTAAATGTTCAATTAAATGTTCAAATACTGTCCACTAAGAGCATGAGATGCTGGTCCTTATCCCCACGCCCCCATTAATCtgtgagccttggtttcctcatctgtaaaatgggcataacagaaaaaaattaaatctgctGTCCTGTGTTTTTCATGCCCCAGGGTTAACCACACATACAAATTAGATGGgtacaaattttaattaaaatgatcaGATATTATACTCCTAAGTACTGTATGTATGCTTTTATTTCAATAGCTAgatgatatttcattttaaatgtgtgaACATTTTCTAGAAATGCAAGCAATTTTGCAGTGAGCATCTTTATATGAACCCATACTACCCACATTCTATGTAACAACATATACCCAATGGTGGTATTGCTAAATCATAGGGCactcattttaaatgttatagaCAGTGTCAAAATGCAGTCAAATAGGTCagaccagtttatattcccaccagtgatacatgaaaatcatgtttttcttAGACCATCTGTCAACATTGGATGTTAATCATCATTTAGTTTCTCTAATCTCAGAGGAGGCTATTacatcttattgtagttttgcttttcacatgtTTTACTGTTTATGAGATTGAGTTTCTTTTACATGGTTATTAGTGATTTGTGTCTCTTTTTTGAATTGATagtaaaaacagacatatactGTTGTCTGGGAGAAAaatttttctctacctttctaaATTCTTCTTGCTGTTCTAAGAATTagattgacatgagacagattaacaggagaaagtcAAACGAATAACATGTATACGTGGGAGAGATCTTGGAGAACTGAGTAACTCACTAAAATGGCTAAAactctcaccttaaataccatcttcagctaaagattAAAGAGCATGTTGGAGGTTTGGGATTTCAAAGGGAAGGcaggcaattcacatggagatggaaaagcaaatgtttggtaaacaaatgttggCTGGGCCACACAGAGAAGACGGGACACAGAACAGAAGGGACACAGAACAGACAGAACAGTCTTTAGGCCCTGCCTGGAgtttcccccaccccacactcagCCCATATTCTTTGCAACTGTCTCTGTGATAGCACTATGCCAGAACAGGTACTCTATTTAAATGCTTTTAGGCACTTAGGGAGAAAGTCAGAGTTGCTTCCTGAGTCTTTTGTACCTTGATTATCTTCAGTTTGagataatccacatgccaaagagattTCCTGGGGACAAGTTTTGCTCCCCTACACTGCAGAGTGCCTTATGCTTAGAGAGTTGAAATACAGATTCACTTCTGAACCAAGTAACCTATTTATCCTGGGACACTGGAAGTATCTTtgctcttttatagctgttattgattgatttaaacaaaataatcaaaaatatttagCAACTATTTGCCATCAATATACTATTGGTGGTCCATACTAGCAAAGAACACACAGATTAAATATGGATACAAAGCATTAATATTTAGAAAACTAAAGGCACTGTGTCATCAAGCAAGGGCTCCTGTGTCCATGGCACCAAAAGCCAAACTCTGACAGTGGATATTTGCAGCAAAGAagggtttattgcagggcaccagcAGGGGAGTGAGAGAGGAGGCTCAGATCCACTCCAGCTTGGTCTTTCTTTGAGTTGAGGGTGTTTTTAGTTTAGGGAATCAGAATGTCTCTGGTTTATGATTCTCTGGTCAGGTGCTCCATGGCTTGAGGGTCTGTTGGCTAatcttgccctggagaaacaTCCTGAGTTTGTATGCTGATGATGATATCTATAAGAGCAATTTGAGTACATCAATGATGTACTAAAAGAGAAGACTCCAGCTTCCACTTTAATTGGGGTTGAGGGTAGGTTATCTAGGGCTTCATAGGCTCACACTtcattggtgaatttaaaacataagagtgAGAATTAAAGCTCAAAAGGGTATAGCAAACTGTCAAATAGTCAGCTTGTCTAAGTCAACCTGagctttcttaaagaaaaaaaaaaaaaaaaaaaaaaagaacctcatgGGTGGGGCAGCCGGGCTCTTGATCTTACTTGTATAGCTGGTAAGGTGCTTTTTGGAGATGGATGTCTTCGATGTGGAAGCCTAGGCAGTCAAAGGCTTGAGGCCAGGCAGTAATATTACAGTCAAAAATGTCAACTGTCAGGCTCTTCCATTACACTTTTTACCATTAAAGAATTTAGGGGAGCAAGTGAGGCAAGGTGATGGCCCACCAGGCAGGAGCACTGGCTGAGATGCCTGTGGCAGCCGGGCCTGACGAGGAGACCACGTGCGCCTCAGCCTCTGGGGGCCTGTCCGCCCGGGTCCCCGCTCCGGATCTGGAAGCCGAGGAGACGCTGAGTCTGGGCCAGCTGCCCGTGGAGCTGCTCGAGATGGTGCTGGTCCACGTGCCCCCCCACATGCTGCTCGGGCACTGCCGCTCTGTGTGCCGGCGCTGGCGCGACCTGGTGGACTGCCAGCACCTGTGGCTGAGCATCTTGGACCGAGACCAcgcctccctgtcccccatcctccGCACCTACCTGCCCCCCGAAGACAGCGACCCCAGGCCCTGCGTCCTGGGCCGCTTCTGCGAGCACAGACCCATAGGACGCGACCTCCTCTCGAACCCCAATGGCGAAGAAGGCTCCTGGAACAGTCCGATGCAGAGCGGTGGAGTCGGCCGGGGAGAGGAGCAAAACTTGGCGGACAGGCCTGGGGCCATTTCACAGACAAGCTTACGGTATTCCTACAGGTGTTGTTACAAGGGAGAAATGTTGAACTTGGAAAAGGAGGGTCTGTGGCCAGAACTCCTGGATAGTGGAAAGATTGATATTTGTGTCTCTGCTTGCTGGAAAGAACTACAAGACAGTGACCACACGTATCATCTAGTCATTGGACTTCTGGATGCCAACCATGACGTCCTGCATCGTTTCTTTCATGAAGGTTTTCCCATTCAGAGGCGGAGAAACCGTGTCTCCTTTAAGGAGCTGGGACCATGGGCAGGACCATCTCAGTAATCAAGGGCTTGTAGCTCTCCTGGCATCCGGGGATCTCCTAGGTCCAGTCGAGCGTCCTACTGGGCCCTATCTTCAGATTCTGGAAGCTACTAGAGGAACGTTCTTCCACCAGATTTACTGGCTGCTGCTGCTCTAAGGTAGCCCCTGTTCTACTGAGTGGGGGCGCAGGGGTGAGCACAGGCAAGTGCTGGATCAGGAGAgggctcctccccctctccccactgccaggTCCCCGTGGTTCAGCCCCAGTGCCCTCTGCCCTTGTCTCCTGGTTCTGCATCAGAGGCTTTATTGGTCCCTCCTGTGTGAACTAGAACCTCGTCCCTGTAGCTGAGAAAATTCCAACCCCTAACCTGATGTTTTAAGACTCAGGACTCACAGCTGAAAGTCAAACTAGCTCAAAAAAATGTTTGGAGACAGAGGGTTCTGCCCACTTTGTGAACAACGAAGTGGTCCTCTGAGCCCAACCCTGCCCTGAATTGTATGGTGTatgaaattttgttattttgaaattcttttcacaCATGGAGAGAATAAATCAGGAATATATCTGCCAATCATAGGtaataaacatattattttaccaaaaaaaaaaaaaaaaaaaaaaaaaaaaaagaatttaaaacttgGTAGCTGACAATACTGGTAGATATCACTAAGAAATGTAAACCAACAGGCAGAATATGCGAAAGAACACTCCAAGtgacaaaataaatgttaatatgttAGCCTATGTTAGCCTGTGAAAGAAGGAGAGTAAGAATTGGTTATTTCAATGAGGCTTGAAGGTTAAGTAGAATTTTCAGAGGTAAAATTGTTGGGGGAAGTCTTTCAAATTGTAGGCAATACCATGAAAAAATAGGTTATATATGCCAACAgcgtttttaatttttattgtagtatagttcatttacaatgtgtgttagtttcaggtgtacagcaaagtgaatcagttatacatatacatatatccactctttttaaagttcttttcccatataggtcattagagtattgagtagagttccctgtgctctatagtaggttcttattagttattttatatatagtagttgtgTGTCTGAATAATGCattaagagagtaaaaagaaacaaatcttgAAATATGATCTGGGCAGTATGGTGGAGGGTGTTGAGTCTTGGGACCTGAAGTTAATACATGACTTGGTGATCAAATGAATCCACCCAGTATTTGGGCAATAATATGACTGtatcacacatacacatttacgGGTCAATATAGCATGCAGAAACATAACTGATTTTTATCTGATATTTTACATCCTGCAACATTACTGAGttcattcattagttctaacTATTTTTTTGTGGAGTCTAGGcatttctacatataagatcatgtctaCTGCAAGCAaaggtaattttacttcttcctttcttttcttgtctaattgttctggctagggcttccaatactGTACAGAATAGAAATGgcaaagtgggcatccttgtttagCTCCTGATCTTAGTGGTGAAAACTTGAAAGCGTTTTCTTCTAACTATGCTGTAACTGTAgaacccctagaagaaaacataggggacaTTCTTCTAGATACTACTGATCTTGGccatgatttcttagatatgacaccaaaagcacaaccaACAGAAGCAAATACAGACAAGCAGGGATacattaaactgaaaagcttctgtacagaaaaggaaatagtcaatagaatggaaggaaatatttgcaaattatatatatgatacggcattaatttccaaaatatctaaGGAACTCCTATCACTCAAAAGCAAGAATAGTCCaatttaaaaagtgggcaaaggacttgaatagacatctctccaaggaGGACATGCAAATGGCCCCCAggtatataaaaagatgctcaacatctgcCCAACAGCTCTAATCCTCAAGgacatgaaaatcaaaactaaagtgagatatcatctcatacctgtcaggatggctattatttaaaaaaaaggataagtattggtgaggattgTTTCCTCACTGCTTTCTGTGTATGTCCAAATCAATCAAATTGTACATACTAAACATGTGCAGTTCTCTTtacatcaattatacttaaaG
It contains:
- the LOC130830945 gene encoding F-box only protein 27-like, which gives rise to MAHQAGALAEMPVAAGPDEETTCASASGGLSARVPAPDLEAEETLSLGQLPVELLEMVLVHVPPHMLLGHCRSVCRRWRDLVDCQHLWLSILDRDHASLSPILRTYLPPEDSDPRPCVLGRFCEHRPIGRDLLSNPNGEEGSWNSPMQSGGVGRGEEQNLADRPGAISQTSLRYSYRCCYKGEMLNLEKEGLWPELLDSGKIDICVSACWKELQDSDHTYHLVIGLLDANHDVLHRFFHEGFPIQRRRNRVSFKELGPWAGPSQ